A part of Larkinella insperata genomic DNA contains:
- a CDS encoding CgeB family protein, protein MAKIIYIGELNQGSNAYLRALSLQRIGEYVVMYDPKMVVQKDLNSPILSAIHFRSGYRFLQSKILKWVNEIVVKEKYADLVWVNSGELLGKQCLQTLQLLNCPIVLYNNDDPTGGRDGRRFDMLLKSVSYYSLCSVLREVNIEEYKALGAKKVVRVLMSYDEVIHKPFESLEDIDPKYRSEVAFIGTWMRHEKRDEFLLELIRQGVPVSIWGGRWQKSPYWKQLEPYYRGGALNGRNYVAAIQGAKICLGLLSKGNRDLHTRRSVEVPFSGGVLCAERTSEHQEMYKEGVEAVFWSDAAECAAICKRLLSDESLRERIRVAGMQRVRELGVGNEDICRKIIKVVNEDNMVLQNRSSF, encoded by the coding sequence ATGGCTAAAATTATTTATATCGGTGAGTTGAATCAGGGTTCAAATGCGTATTTAAGGGCGCTAAGTTTACAGCGCATCGGAGAATATGTCGTTATGTATGACCCTAAAATGGTGGTTCAAAAGGATCTGAATTCACCAATTTTAAGTGCAATTCATTTTAGAAGTGGTTATAGATTCCTGCAATCGAAGATTTTAAAATGGGTTAACGAAATTGTAGTAAAGGAAAAGTACGCGGATCTAGTTTGGGTCAATAGTGGCGAGTTACTGGGCAAGCAATGTTTACAAACGTTGCAGCTATTAAATTGCCCTATTGTCCTTTATAACAACGATGATCCGACGGGGGGTAGAGATGGCCGGCGGTTTGATATGCTCTTAAAATCTGTTTCATATTACTCTTTGTGCAGCGTTTTACGCGAAGTGAATATTGAAGAGTATAAGGCGTTAGGTGCAAAGAAAGTTGTACGGGTATTAATGTCGTATGATGAAGTTATTCATAAACCCTTTGAAAGTCTCGAAGATATTGATCCAAAATACCGGTCAGAAGTCGCATTCATTGGTACTTGGATGAGACATGAAAAGAGAGATGAGTTTTTGCTTGAACTTATCCGGCAAGGAGTTCCTGTAAGTATTTGGGGTGGACGGTGGCAAAAATCGCCATACTGGAAACAACTTGAACCTTATTACCGTGGAGGAGCGTTGAATGGTCGTAATTATGTTGCGGCTATACAAGGGGCGAAGATCTGCTTAGGCCTATTGTCAAAAGGCAACAGAGATCTGCATACACGACGTTCCGTTGAAGTGCCTTTCTCAGGAGGAGTTTTGTGTGCTGAGCGTACTTCTGAGCATCAAGAAATGTACAAGGAAGGTGTTGAAGCCGTCTTTTGGTCGGATGCAGCCGAGTGTGCCGCAATTTGTAAAAGGCTGCTGAGCGATGAAAGTCTCCGCGAGAGAATCAGAGTTGCAGGTATGCAGAGGGTGAGAGAACTTGGAGTAGGCAATGAAGATATTTGCCGAAAGATTATTAAAGTAGTAAATGAGGACAATATGGTTTTACAGAACCGTAGTTCTTTTTGA
- a CDS encoding NAD-dependent epimerase/dehydratase family protein yields MKVLVTGSAGFIGFHTVNQFLKHGFEVVGLDNINDYYSPQLKYARLQEAGIEQDEIKWYKPVTSTINSKYRFIRMNLEDKQQLFSLFQTEAFDYVVNLAAQAGVRYSIENPDVYIQSNIVGFHFLLEACRYFKPTHLVHASSSSVYGANAKIPFEEEDKVDAPVSLYAATKKSNELMAHAYSQLYHISITCLRFFTVYGPWGRPDMAPMLFAKAISTGKSIQVFNNGEMERDFTYVGDIVNGIFKTTLSEFTEKPNYRVLNLGNGSPVNLLDFITELERGLNKEALKKFMPMQPGDVPKTWANQEKLIKITKYSPDTTLKEGLRRFTEWYNEYYSNGRMDHIA; encoded by the coding sequence ATGAAGGTATTAGTAACTGGTAGTGCTGGGTTCATTGGTTTTCATACTGTAAACCAGTTTCTTAAGCACGGTTTTGAAGTTGTAGGTTTAGATAATATAAATGATTATTATTCTCCTCAATTAAAATACGCTCGATTACAAGAGGCCGGTATTGAGCAAGACGAAATAAAATGGTATAAGCCTGTAACGAGTACAATTAACTCAAAATATCGTTTTATACGGATGAATCTGGAAGACAAACAGCAATTGTTTAGTCTTTTTCAAACAGAAGCATTCGATTACGTTGTTAACTTGGCTGCACAGGCTGGCGTTAGATACTCAATAGAAAATCCCGATGTTTATATACAGTCTAACATCGTTGGGTTTCACTTTCTTTTAGAAGCGTGTCGGTATTTTAAGCCTACACATTTGGTTCATGCTTCTTCTTCGTCCGTTTATGGAGCCAATGCAAAAATTCCCTTTGAGGAAGAAGATAAAGTTGATGCTCCTGTCAGTCTTTACGCAGCTACGAAGAAAAGCAATGAGCTAATGGCACATGCATATAGCCAACTATATCATATCTCTATTACATGTCTGCGCTTCTTTACAGTTTACGGACCTTGGGGGCGTCCTGATATGGCTCCTATGCTTTTTGCTAAAGCCATCTCTACAGGTAAATCCATACAGGTGTTCAATAATGGAGAAATGGAACGGGATTTTACGTATGTTGGAGATATCGTTAATGGAATTTTTAAAACTACTTTAAGCGAATTTACAGAGAAGCCAAATTATAGAGTGTTAAACCTCGGTAATGGATCGCCGGTCAATCTATTAGATTTTATTACTGAACTTGAACGGGGTCTAAATAAAGAAGCATTGAAGAAATTTATGCCCATGCAGCCAGGCGATGTTCCTAAGACTTGGGCTAATCAGGAAAAGTTAATTAAGATAACTAAGTATTCACCTGATACAACTCTAAAGGAAGGATTAAGAAGGTTTACAGAATGGTACAATGAGTATTATTCAAATGGGAGAATGGACCACATAGCTTAA